The Fragaria vesca subsp. vesca linkage group LG2, FraVesHawaii_1.0, whole genome shotgun sequence genome includes a window with the following:
- the LOC101312604 gene encoding 3-ketoacyl-CoA thiolase 1, peroxisomal-like has product MGVDPAAAIPVAVKSAGLELGDIDLFEINEAFASQYVYCQKKFELNSDKVNVNGGAIALGGWAIP; this is encoded by the exons ATGGGTGTAGATCCGGCTGCTGCAATTCCAGTAGCTGTGAAATCTGCTGGTCTTGAGCTTGGTGATATTGATCTATTTGAAATAAATGAG GCGTTTGCATCTCAGTATGTATATTGTCAGAAGAAATTCGAACTTAATTCTGATAAAGTCAATGTTAATGGAGGTGCTATTGCTCTGGGCGGCTGGGCCATCCCTTAG
- the LOC101301154 gene encoding 3-ketoacyl-CoA thiolase 2, peroxisomal-like translates to MEKALNRQKVLLQHLRPNSSLSSAIQTHESSVLSAEICAAGDSAAYHRTGAFGDDIVIVAAYRTAVCKAKRGGFKDTLADDLLAPVLKAVIERTNLNPSEVGDIVVGTVLAPGSLRAIECRMAAFYAGFPDTVPIRTVNRQCSSGLQAVADVAAFIKAGYYDIGIAAGVECMTIDSIGSIHKINPKAEAFAQARDCLLPMGVTSENVAQCYGVTRQEQDQAAVESHRRAAAATASGKFKDEIVPVSTKIVDPKTGEERHVTISVDDGIRPNANMTDLAKLKPAFKSDGTTTAGNASQVSDGAGAVLLMKRSVAIQKGLPIIGVFRSFAAVGVDPAVMGVGPAAAIPVAVKSAGLELGDIDLFEINEAFASQYVYCQKKLELDSDKVNVNGGAIALGHPLGATGARCVATLLNEMKRRGKDCRFGVISMCIGSGMGAAAVLERGDSVDELCNARACS, encoded by the exons ATGGAGAAAGCTTTGAACAGACAGAAGGTTCTGCTTCAACATCTGAGACCCAATTCTTCTTTGTCTTCCGCAATTCAAACCCATGAGTCTTCTGTCCTCTCT GCTGAAATATGTGCAGCTGGGGATAGTGCTGCTTATCATAGAACTGGTGCTTTTGGAGATGATATAGTGATTGTAGC GGCCTACCGAACTGCCGTTTGCAAAGCAAAGCGAGGCGGTTTTAAGGATACTTTAGCTGATGATTTACTGGCACCTGTTTTGAAG GCAGTTATAGAGAGAACAAATTTGAACCCAAGTGAAGTAGGGGATATAGTTGTTGGCACAGTTCTGGCTCCTGGCTCACTTAGAGCAATTGAGTGCAGGATGGCAGCATTTTATGCTGGCTTTCCTG ATACGGTTCCCATTAGAACTGTCAACAGGCAATGTTCATCTGGCCTTCAGGCAGTTGCTGATGTAGCTGCATTCATAAAGGCTGGGTATTATGACATTG GCATTGCGGCAGGAGTGGAGTGCATGACAATTGATAGCATTGGTAGTATCCATAAAATTAACCCCAAG GCTGAAGCCTTTGCACAAGCCCGCGACTGTCTTCTTCCTATGGGTGTCACTTCTGAAAATGTTGCACAGTGTTATGGTGTAACACGACAGGAGCAAGACCAAGCTGCT GTTGAATCACATAGGCGTGCTGCTGCAGCAACTGCATCTGGTAAATTCAAGGATGAAATTGTCCCTGTTTCTACTAAG ATTGTGGACCCAAAAACTGGAGAGGAGAGGCATGTTACAATTTCTGTGGATGATGGCATCCGGCCAAATGCAAATATGACTGATTTGGCAAAATTGAAGCCTGCATTTAAATCAGATGGGACAACAACTGCAG GAAATGCTAGCCAGGTGAGTGACGGTGCTGGAGCAGTACTCCTGATGAAGAGAAGTGTAGCTATTCAGAAGGGACTTCCTATTATTGGTGTTTTCAG GAGTTTTGCTGCTGTTGGTGTGGATCCCGCTGTCATGGGTGTAGGTCCGGCTGCTGCAATTCCAGTAGCTGTGAAATCTGCTGGTCTTGAGCTTGGTGATATTGATCTATTTGAAATAAATGAG GCGTTTGCATCTCAGTATGTATATTGTCAGAAGAAATTGGAACTTGATTCTGATAAAGTCAATGTTAATGGAGGTGCTATTGCTCTGGGCCATCCCTTAGGCGCTACAG GTGCTCGGTGTGTTGCAACTCTGTTGAATGAGATGAAACGTCGTGGCAAGGATTGTCGTTTTGGTGTAATCTCTATGTGCATAGGCTCAGGTATGGGGGCAGCTGCAGTTTTAGAAAGAGGTGACTCGGTTGATGAGCTATGCAATGCTAGAGCATGCAGTTGA
- the LOC101312898 gene encoding uncharacterized protein LOC101312898 — MQLSRSENLLVTMASEVLCSSGQWVQQESNLVVPNMGKNVHRNVSVQTGEDFSLEFLQDCGAVRRVHSVPDAGQNCERQVEVNYNQNCTVAYQDLSGILGLRRMGSECASDTSEFVLTNGSCKEIENEADVDKLSRQSVKEFDGGKGSRKAFGELNFDRAGFRPTAPPVNMAESPHSNNLNRSGVLHGSQSGKMKFLCSFGGKILPRPSDGKLRYVGGQTRMISIRNGVSWEELVKKTSGICNQPHMIKYQLPNEDLDALISVSSDEDLQNMIEEYHGLERDECSQRPRIFLIPLGESENSSLDADAIYSSNPDYQYVAAVNDMVDPSHRKTNGGQNLSSEASQQGTKPLVSHKEFQSKFKALHHSQFLSESQNITGSPIQSPLSPIPHQQAEVDDRQIGQFQEGQCDNHNTSKTVVSTSAVGQNFRDFDGFPREMPVHKKRTFLLDMPVSQPEDLISQLSGSIGSHHGMPHALSDSKLQENGGRSAYSSQERINLSHPFNFIKAELSLLQNSGISQENLTQPHESIDPFNPWVQNKLHDIELVGLPPLGRRLNLPNSSPCLESLGKDDVSGDIHDKFPTVTEKDFMTLELPNKLSEKDIFLHHDDTFYGERSPATEAACQKRLPNVTSTFASGVVVPAASESKPLVDNTVLDPFQLGKNPASLLEISQANVNDQVCALTGRLYGEQGQAISGDRNSELSGLFASIGQHSCDGSSLDDLLSVTVLNDLEFQKCDHMVLQKPIQNAALKREVSLLDDDFGCYPAASVENLSLNGENVALTQTQAQLDSVITAEDLTSGVTLGIQSSSVVSPHVADESISDILSPTATEVESIIQESECEDDKGDIGDKNDSFSDAMMVEMEASVYGLQIIRNADLEELRELGSGTYGTVYHGKWKGSDVAIKRIKKSCFAGRSLGQDQLTDFWREAQILSNLHHPNVVAFYGIVPDGAGGTLATVAEYMVNGSLKHALVKKDRSLDQRKKLIIAMDAAFGMEYLHSKNIVHFDLKCDNLLVNLRDPQRPICKVGDFGLSRIKRNTLVSGGVRGTLPWMAPELLNGSSSRVSEKVDVFSFGISMWEILTGEEPYANMHCGAIIGGIVKNTLRPPIPQWCDSEWKLLMEECWSADPESRPSFTEITIKLRAMSHTVHEKASGNQTRD, encoded by the exons ATGCAGCTGAGTAGGTCTGAGAATTTGCTTGTTACTATGGCCAGTGAGGTATTGTGCTCATCGGGTCAATGGGTGCAGCAAGAGTCGAACTTGGTTGTTCCGAATATGGGAAAGAATGTGCATAGGAATGTCTCTGTACAGACGGGAGAGGATTTTTCCTTGGAGTTTCTTCAGGATTGTGGAGCGGTGAGAAGAGTTCATTCTGTACCTGATGCAGGTCAGAATTGTGAAAGGCAAGTTGAAGTGAACTATAATCAGAATTGTACTGTGGCGTATCAGGATCTTAGTGGTATTTTGGGGTTGAGGAGAATGGGTTCTGAGTGTGCATCTGACACGTCTGAGTTTGTCTTGACAAATGGGTCATGTAAAGAGATCGAAAATGAGGCTGATGTTGATAAGCTAAGCAGACAAAGCGTGAAGGAGTTTGATGGTGGAAAGGGATCAAGGAAGGCTTTTGGAGAACTTAATTTTGATCGAGCTGGTTTTCGGCCAACTGCTCCACCTGTGAACATGGCTGAGTCTCCTCATTCTAACAATTTAAATCGGTCAGGAGTGTTGCATGGTTCTCAATCTGGGAAGATGAAATTTCTTTGCAGTTTTGGTGGCAAGATTTTACCCAGGCCTAGTGATGGGAAACTCAGATATGTTGGGGGACAGACACGTATGATTTCTATTAGAAATGGTGTTTCATGGGAAGAGCTTGTAAAGAAAACTTCTGGTATTTGCAACCAGCCTCATATGATAAAATACCAGCTTCCAAATGAGGATCTTGATGCTCTTATATCTGTGTCATCTGATGAAGATCTTCAAAATATGATAGAGGAGTATCATGGGCTTGAAAGGGATGAGTGTTCTCAGAGACCACGGATTTTTTTAATTCCTCTGGGTGAGTCTGAAAATTCTTCCCTTGATGCTGATGCCATATATTCAAGTAACCCTGATTACCAATATGTTGCTGCTGTAAATGACATGGTTGATCCAAGTCATAGGAAAACTAATGGAGGACAAAATTTGAGTAGTGAAGCAAGTCAACAGGGAACAAAGCCTTTGGTATCTCATAAGGAGTTTCAGAGCAAGTTTAAAGCCTTGCATCATAGTCAATTTTTGAGCGAGTCCCAGAATATAACTGGGTCTCCAATTCAATCCCCTCTTTCCCCTATTCCACATCAACAAGCTGAAGTTGATGATAGGCAAATTGGCCAATTTCAAGAAGGCCAATGTGACAACCACAATACCAGCAAAACTGTGGTGTCTACTTCAGCTGTTGGCCAAAATTTTCGTGACTTTGATGGGTTTCCCCGTGAGATGCCAGTGCATAAGAAAAGAACATTTCTCTTGGACATGCCTGTCTCACAGCCAGAAGATCTAATATCTCAGTTGTCAGGTTCCATTGGTTCTCATCATGGCATGCCACATGCTCTGTCTGATTCAAAACTACAAGAGAATGGAGGGAGGTCTGCATACTCTTCTCAGGAAAGGATAAACTTGTCACACCCCTTTAACTTTATAAAGGCTGAATTGTCATTGTTGCAGAACTCAGGTATCTCACAAGAAAACCTAACCCAACCGCATGAAAGTATTGACCCATTCAATCCTTGGGTACAGAACAAGTTACACGATATTGAGTTGGTTGGACTGCCACCACTGGGCAGAAGACTGAATTTGCCAAATTCTTCTCCATGTTTAGAATCACTGGGCAAAGATGATGTTTCTGGTGATATTCATGACAAATTCCCAACAGTTACAGAGAAAGATTTTATGACTTTAGAACTCCCAAATAAGTTGAGCGAAAAGGATATTTTCCTGCATCATGATGACACCTTTTATGGGGAAAGATCACCTGCCACTGAGGCGGCATGTCAGAAGAGATTGCCTAATGTAACATCTACTTTTGCCTCAGGGGTTGTGGTTCCTGCAGCCAGTGAATCCAAACCTTTGGTAGATAATACAGTGCTGGACCCATTCCAACTTGGCAAAAACCCTGCTAGTCTTCTTGAAATAAGTCAAGCAAATGTCAATGATCAGGTTTGTGCTTTGACAGGTAGGTTATATGGTGAACAAGGACAAGCTATTTCAGGGGATAGGAATTCTGAACTTTCAGGCCTATTTGCTAGCATTGGACAACACTCTTGTGATGGAAGTTCTTTGGATGATCTGCTCTCAG TGACAGTTCTCAATGATCTTGAGTTTCAAAAATGTGATCATATGGTGTTGCAGAAGCCAATCCAAAATGCTGCTTTAAAAAGAGAAGTATCCCTCCTTGATGATGATTTTGGATGTTATCCTGCTGCTAGTGTTGAGAATTTGAGCTTGAATGGCGAAAATGTCGCTCTGACACAAACACAGGCCCAATTGGATTCAGTAATAACTGCAGAAGACTTAACCAGTGGTGTTACTCTTGGCATTCAGTCTTCATCAGTGGTGTCCCCACATGTTGCTGATGAATCCATTAGTGATATCTTATCCCCTACTGCAACAGAGGTCGAGAGCATCATTCAAGAGTCTGAGTGTGAG GATGATAAGGGTGATATAGGAGACAAGAATGATTCATTTAGTGATGCAATGATGGTTGAAATGGAAGCCAGCGTCTATGGTTTGCAG ATCATTAGAAATGCTGATCTTGAAGAACTACGGGAATTGGGATCTGGTACATATGGAACTGTTTATCATGGAAAATGGAAGGGATCAGATGTTGCTATAAAGAGAATTAAAAAAAGCTGCTTTGCAGGGAGATCATTAGGACAAGATCAATTG ACAGACTTTTGGAGAGAGGCACAGATCCTTTCAAATCTTCATCATCCAAATGTGGTTGCATTTTATGGGATAGTACCTGATGGAGCAGGAGGAACATTAGCCACTGTAGCTGAATATATGGTGAATGGATCCCTCAAGCATGCCCTAGTTAAGAAGGATAG ATCACTTGACCAGCGTAAAAAGCTTATAATTGCTATGGATGCAGCTTTTGGCATGGAATACTTGCATTCTAAAAATATTGTCCATTTTGATTTGAAGTGTGACAATCTGCTAGTCAACTTGAGGGATCCTCAACGACCTATATGTAAG GTTGGAGATTTTGGACTATCAAGAATCAAACGCAATACTCTGGTATCTGGTGGTGTGCGAGGAACACTTCCATGGATGGCACCAGAATTGTTGAATGGTAGCAGCAGCCGGGTTTCTGAGAAG GTTGATGTTTTCTCATTTGGAATTTCAATGTGGGAGATTTTGACCGGAGAGGAGCCGTATGCAAATATGCATTGTGGTGCCATCATAG GTGGGATTGTAAAGAACACTCTTCGACCACCTATTCCACAGTGGTGTGATTCTGAGTGGAAGCTGCTAATGGAAGAGTGTTGGTCAGCTGATCCAGAAAGCCGGCCGTCATTTACTGAGATAACTATCAAGCTGCGAGCTATGTCTCACACAGTTCACGAAAAGGCTTCCGGTAATCAGACAAGAGACTGA